A single window of Eucalyptus grandis isolate ANBG69807.140 chromosome 1, ASM1654582v1, whole genome shotgun sequence DNA harbors:
- the LOC104452187 gene encoding E3 ubiquitin-protein ligase RNF6-like → MEQDNNAMDQNNNESTEHRIFPESLVLSQGNSARLQGRESLNPTGQFTSATSGMLRWASRGVRRARAHPEISSPSPWAAIQIRTHEGRDVSIGLSEEAISTHLRSQQYQPQPSTSEESNVEAESCCICLDDYIVEDKLGQLDCGHRFHYGCIEKWLMRRNSCPLCKRKAIKL, encoded by the exons ATGGAACAAGATAACAATGCAATGGATCAGAACAACAATGAATCAACTGAACATAGAATATTTCCAGAAAGCCTTGTGCTTTCCCAAGGAAACTCGGCAAGATTGCAAGGCCGGGAATCATTAAATCCAACCGGCCAATTTACTTCTGCAACATCTGGAATGCTGAGATGGGCAAGTAGAGGGGTGAGGCGAGCTAGAGCTCATCCTGAGATTTCATCTCCATCACCATGGGCTGCCATCCAAATCAGAACGCATGAG GGTAGAGATGTTTCCATAGGATTGAGTGAGGAAGCCATCTCTACTCATCTCAGGTCACAGCAATATCAACCCCAACCCTCTACTTCGGAAGAATCTAATGTGGAAGCTGAATCCTGTTGTATTTGTCTG GATGACTACATTGTTGAAGATAAGCTTGGACAGTTGGACTGTGGGCATCGCTTTCACTATGGCTGTATTGAGAAATGGCTCATGAGGAGGAATTCTTGTCCACTTTGTAAAAGGAAAGCTATAAAATTATGA